A window of Bombus huntii isolate Logan2020A chromosome 12, iyBomHunt1.1, whole genome shotgun sequence genomic DNA:
tGCTCAGCGTTACAAAGAGAGTATCTTGGAAagtgtgaaataaaattttcaatgttttaaTGTAAGtggaaaatgataaatttatattcgaCCGCATTCGTAACACGCGCTTCTTCGAACGACGCGTCGCCATGACAGGGCAGCTGGCGAATAAACGTTGGACCGGGGGAACGAAAGACATGCATCCACCATAACGGCTTGGCAGGGCTTGGAGTTCTGTGACGTCTTCAATGGCTGCCGCCGTATTGCTTATGCATGTAACGGAGCGCGGTACTCTCACAAACCGCGTTCCGTACTGGTTTACGACGTAGTGTTTACTATTTATCGTTAGAATATTCTATCAGGCTGTGAGCCAACGTGCAAACCATGGGCTCGAAGAAGCATAAAAAGCACAAGCGCGAAAGGCACGAAGGTGAGGATCAGGACTAAATCCGGTGTATCTCGATCGTTTTATCATTTCTGATCACTTTTAATTATTCCTTAACATCATCAATGGCATCATAGGTCGCCACATTATTATGTTCCGCGTTTTGAACAGTACAAAATGCCGCACACTGTGTTTCTAGCAAAATACGAAACGCGCTTCGATCATCGTTCCACTGCAATATTTGTTTTTACATTTGTTAATCGATTCATAATCGCGACAGTTTGTTGCCACGTTATCAGGTGTTTTTGTTGTATACAGTATTTTGGAGCTTTCTTTTTCACATTGTAGATCGTAGCAACGAGTATTTTTGATTTCatcaatatttcattttttctcatttttaatGTTTCTCTACTTGTTATCACTTGtcgatttttatattattggaatatttcacTGAATGTAATTCTATAGTGTTGACATTTGTGTCGATTATCTGAGGATTCAAATGAAAAGATCATCCATAAATACAAATGTGCTCAAGGTATGGAGATTGACACAGTACGAGGACCTTAATTGGTTGAAATTCTTGAACATTTTCATTGGAATCCTTTTTATACTCATAGTTTAATGATGCACAGGAATGTTGACTACGTTTTCACCACGGACAAACTGAGAGTGAGGTTGGAGTAGAAGTAAGGTGGATTCAAAAGTATAAACGAAGGTTCCATAGCAACAGGTGCGACGTGGAAGTAAGTGACGTGTAACAACAGACATGGACTGGTTGCACGACAGAAACTAGCTGTGCTTCCAAAATTACTCAGATGTCCCAACCCCTTTTAGTTCTTTTTTGTCTATTAAAATTAGTTGAAGTGCAACAAGATCTGTGATGAGACAAATTTGTTACAAttttttgctataaatattttgtggATATTCATCTGGGATACATAGGATATCTGTTGCACTTCAATCACTTAGTTCCCTGGCTGTTATGTATTATGGCATCAGAAAGGCCATGTGCTTTTGCTTTACCTCGTTACGGggtattttcaatttcaaaagTTGTTCCTTCCTTGATTATTCCTGCAGATTCAGTTGGTACATACAacagtaattattttattgcataCTTCTCTATCAaggtttatttaatttaagtCGAGCTACTTCCATCTCGCTTCCAGTTTGTTGAATGTGAAAACAAGGTCACTGTCCTGTTATAAAATCAtctttattatcattattatcaacatCTCCTTCTACCTTTCTGTTAATATCctgtagatttttattaattcaaaattatacttattttttcataacCCTGCAAGAttatttaatgtaatatttagcaccatatttttacattacaACACTATTACGCTGTTATTCTGCACTTCTGTATGATTTTCTGCAAGACATCTTTGTTGCATGCACTAGATATTATGTATAGCTTAATGCTTTGATGTCTTCATACATatttagtatatatatatacatgtaatcTTGATTTCTTGCAAATAATTTgccctttcttttttaacagAAGAGCAGTATACAAGCACGGATAAACCCCGTAccttgaaattaattttgaaggTTGGGGGTAGCAGTGGGACTCCTGAATACGGGAACGAATCCCCAAGCCAGACAACAATGTTATCCCAACATTTGGGTGTCTACCAACAACAGTTGGGTCTCAATTGTCCTGTAACACAAGAATCTGAATATGATAGATACGTAGGGCATAAAAAgcttaaaaagaaaaagaaaaagaaggataaAAGACACAAGCATCATcataaagataaaaagaggagaagagaGGAATCCAGTCAAGAATCAGTGGGAGATGCTGATGAAAGTTTAGCAGAAATCCCTAAAAAGATTCCTAATCATCAATTGTTACCTCCAAGGCCACCGTCTAGTGGGGAACATCGAGTTGGTGTTACTAGCCATATTAACTCTCTTTCTCCACATCGTGAACCTAGAACTTGTGTACTTAGGAAAATTGCCGAACGTACTCCTCTTCAACGACTATTGGAACACCTTCTTAGGTCAATGGAGAAACGTGACCCGCAGCAATTTTTTGCTTGGCCAGTCACAGATAGTATTGCACCTGGATACTCTCAGATCATTACTAATCCTATGGATTTTAGTACTATAAAGCAGAAAATAGACGATAATAGTTATCAAAACTTAAACGAATTCGTAGACGATTTTAAACTAATGTGTGATAACGCTACTACTTATAACCACCCagatacaatttattacaagGCAGCAAAGAAATTATTGCATGTTGGCCTAAAAATGGTTACACCTGAAAAGCTTCGTCAATTAAGACCTGTACTAACTTACATGCAGGATATCTCAAAAGAGGAGCTTGGGTTTGAATTGGGTACTGAAGATCCTAATAATCCAGACGTTCCCGTAACAGAGGAACAAATCGAACGGGAACGGGAACAGGAGGAACGTAACGAAGAGGCAGAAGAACTTCGAAAAGAGAACCAAAGGAAAATGAGATTAGCAAATTTAGGTAAATTTGAAGCCATTCCGGATGATATGACGCCGGAAGAAATCTTAAAACAAGCCCGAGGAGCCGCGAAAGTAGCATCGGACAAGTTAACGTTGAAAAGGTTGAATTCCAAGATGGGTTTCCTTAGACAAAAGAAAGACGGAACTACTAGTTTACAGATCATAGTGCCGGGAGACGGCGTGATTCCAGGAACTAATCAAAGACCAGTATCATTAGTGCAGCTTATAGGTAAATTGAATCATGGTACAGGAGCGTTAGCAGGATTCCGAGAAGATAGGAGAAATATGTCTAAACCAGTTAAACCTTTATATTACGGTGCCTTTGGTTCTTATGCTCCAAGTTACGATTCCACGTTCGCTAATCTGACAAAGGAGGAAACAGACTTGGTGTATCAGACATATGGCGACGAGACTGCTGTACAATATGCAGAATCCATATTAGACTTTGCTAAAGACTGTGATTATACGTTAACTATGGTCGATGATCTGTTGGATATCCTGACAGGAGGAGATCACAGAAAGACTAAGAAGTTCCTTGAGGAAAAGCGAAGACtcaaagaggaagaagaaaagataaaacatTTATTAGAGAAGCCTATGCAAGATGTTAATCGCAATATCCCAACTTTAGACAATATTAAAGTTGATATCGACCAACTGAAGACATTGTCAGAATTAGGAATTGATGTTAATTTTTTGGAGAATATGGGTAATTATACTTTAGAAAAAATTGGAGTATCTATAATAACTTACTTAGTACTAAATAGGTATTTACTTGTAATAACATCtgtaattgtattttattttttgtagaGGAGGAATTGAAGCTGAACGAGGAGCGTACAACTTTACAGAATCGATTGGACGATACGTCCCAGATGTTAGGTCGTTTAAAGCAAGTGCAGCACGAACGACTCTCAGCTCCACCGCCCGCTCATTTGTCAAATGTTACTAAAGCGTCGGAGGCGGAAGTAATGATAGCCGAGAAAATCACAGACAATTTAACGGAAATAGCGAAGAAACTTCCTCCCTCAGCTATCGCTCCCGTAGACGGCTTGCGAAGAGCTATGGGCATAGCACCTCTTGGTGGGCCAGAACCCATGGAAGTAGAACCAATCACGCATAATCCAACCATCGTTGCGGAGAACAATCTCTTATCGCAAACTAGTAACAATCAAGTCGCGTCGAATCTGTTATCGGCTCCGTCACCGATTCAGAATACTAATTTACTCAGTCCAACCAGTCAACAAAATCAACCAATTAATATCGTGAATACGAATCAAGCACCTATTCAGATACAGATCGGAATGACGCATAATCAGACTCCTCCGTCTTTATTGAGCACGTCAGAGACTTCTGCGGTACCAGATTTAGAATCGGAGCTTCGAGAATTTCTAGAGAGTGATCCTACATTAGGACACTCACCACTCCATGACGATAAAACTTTGGAGGATATTTTATCCGAATCTTAGTATGTACGAATCTTGAGATATATGGTTTTTATTAAGATTTACCTTCTATAGGTTGTACATTTTATTAGCTATATACAGTAGATTTAACGTCAGTTTAATAccataattaataaatgagGTGGTATTGTGTAACGTAATGTATTTCAATCAACATCGCagttattttctttcaaaatatacatatatgtacattatttATGAAGTTTGCGtaacaaattatattatacgaagctttataaaattttaacttACACTGTGAAATTGTTCAATTGAAATCATGAAAGAACATGttttaatacaattatttttgtttttatttttaaaaaacattgTTCAAgatgtaattataattaactaCTGATAAAATGTTACGCAGACGgttttcttaaaatatacaatCAATCTCTTTATATGAAATTCAATCTTCCCATTGTTAAATTACTCAGTAAATCATGAAATAATGAATtgtcatttctattttaaaatgaaaaaatgcgaatttgtaaatattcataaagtgtatttttaaaaacaattcttgtattttcttttacatttcatgataaatataaaaaatattgttctaAGTTTTAGATCAagctttcatatttttttatatcgatcaatttataaaaaaaatagaatagaacaagaaatgaaaaaaggtTTTTGTGTAAGGTGCATGGCAGTAAAAGCAAAGAAGTGACAAAATTTCAGCAAATAATAGTCAATCGTTATATATCACTATCTTGTTCGTTAAATACCTGTAAATGCCCATTGTATAAACACTATTGTATCATGTATTTATCACCTatcatttctattttatttcaaattgatGGGAGACGATAGAATAGGCACTTGTTCGAAATGCGTATTtcaaatacaaattaatatgGCAAAATTAAAGCTAAAAcgttaatttatatgaaaagTTTACCCCGTATATTTTTCTGGCTTAGACAAACATCATAGAAGCAGGAAAAGtaccttttcttttatttaatgaagaaatttaacattaaaatatCGCAGATTTTAGCACCTACAATTCGCGCATTTAGTACTATATTTTACCGTACGGTAGCGCCAGCGAACACTTTTCCACCAATCATTGGCTTTCTAGGAAGGAATTCAAATTGTTCTTAATTTCTCGCGCGAAAACATAAGATCGCCATGTTGGTTTGAATAAAAGTCTCCTTACAAATGTGTGTAATTTGTGATGTGACGAGTGAACAATTTTCCTTCATCTACCATGAAACGAAAAAGGTAAttatctctttctctctttatatatgtttgttttatattatttttgaaacTTTTTCTGTATCGTGTATATACTTCGTTGACATCTTACATAGAAATAAGGTTATGCGTAGTGTGAGATGTTCACTTTACATAAAATAAGGttcttattttccaattttcgtTTCAATTATCTTTATGATTTAAACTATCACCAAtctatttctatgaaattCATAATCAGATCCACGAGATGTTTGGTGCATCACTTGAAAAGCCCTAAACCGCGTTCTACTTTAATGGAAACAATCTATCCTCTAATGCTTTTTAGCGGTAACAgcgaaaatatttcctttttcgcATTGTAGAGAAATGTTATTTACGCAACGTGTGAAGCGCAAAGCTCGCGACCTAGTCGATTCCAGCGATGTAATGCGATATTCCGAGGGACGAGCGCATAGGAATAACACACAGTAGCAAGTATGGGAGTTGTAGTTGCTCGATAATAGGATTACGCCGGTAAAGCGTAGGCTAATATGAAAATTGCGTGGTATAAGTGCCCCCGCATCCGGTATAAGTATGAGTCATTGTAATtacgtcgttataacgaaatagaCAAGTTCGAGTACGGAAAACTAGAAACTCGATTAGCTACGTTTATTGCGGGCCAAATCTCTTTACCGCTAGCACGCCCGATTAATTGTTCCATTAGTGTTTTAACgtgcaaattaaaaaaattaccGTGAGACAACAGTTTCACAAATGTGTTCGGTGTTGTCTCGttccacttttttttttttattcgtatttattttcGCCGAATGCTTCGTGCTGAAACTAAATATTGgaatttttcatcgaatttcaattttgttttCAAACACTCCAATCGATCGTGAAATATTCCAGAGTTCCGTttgttttaacattatttccTTACGTTTCGCTTCCTAGTTCACATCAAACTTTTCATCCATAGGGAAACGTAATATTTAAACTACGATACTTGTTAAATtctcgtttttttctttttttgagTTTCCTTCCTGAAACGGTAATCAAGCGAGATATTCGACGATTGAGATCCCCGGGTGtgtttaaatttcatttcgacGTCACGACGCCGTAACGTAAATAAAACATTCCGATAACGAAGTTTGCCTTCTTCCATGGTCCGGGATTTAATTTAATCGGGCGTTTCGAGACGCCAATTTTGACGGCGTATTTCGTTGATAACGATTTTCAAGATGATCGCGATTTCGATTTCGGTGAAGGAAACGAGCCGATTTAAGATTCTCACTCCAACTGTGACACGGGCCATAATAATTCCCGGCGAAACGAACGCACTCGAGAGTGTCGTCTGGTTTGCATCCTGACAGGTTAATTAACCAACGATTCCGttctttcgaaaatatcgGCCTGTGTGCCTGGAAATGGTGTGCTCGCGTGGTTTTCGAGCGGAAGCTCGTTACCATCAACTATGAGCCGAGCAATTATCATTCTTTGATATCTGCCTGTGATACTTCGTGATTAACGTTTGCGCCATTTCCGCGCATAATCTTTCTCGATTCGCAAATCCACACAGAGTCACGTGAATCGAATAGTTCGTAATATTTCGACGCCTGTAAActgttcaattttttataaaattcttgtCTCCTATTTTTGGCTAACTTAATATGGAAGTTCTACGAtagaaaaagaataattttgaTTCTCTATTTTTGTCATTCTCCGGCCATTTTTAGATACTGGCACATATATCCTTTAAAAGGTAATCATCGATAGCGCTGAATACATTTACGAAAAGCTTTCTAGATTCGTTTGGAAACAATCTATCGAGGCTACTGTATTATAAAGGAATAAACGCGAAGGTATTCCGAAAGTTTAGCAAAACATGGATTCAATTACACAGAACCTGACCGCAATTTCATCACGGCTATGTACTATATACCGACGATATTTCAAGCTTGTCGGATTAGTTTTCCCCGTAGGTATAGCCCACGACATTCTAGAAGATCCTGACGGCTGGCTAACGTGGGAATTCCACAGCCAAGTTCGCAGGTAGTTATCCGAGAGactgtttaaaatttaaaaatgtaaggACGACGCTGATTTGTGGTTAGTCAAGTTCGCCAGCTAAAATGCCGCGGTTAGTACATATACGCGAATAGATACTCGCTTGTATACcaattgtttctctttttacttttctctTTGTCAGTTTTCATAATTCTTCGTTCTTTAATTCGTAGTTTGTTCTTCTAcgaatttgtatatttctatcTCGCCCTCCTTTCAACAAACAAGCAGACTTTCAGTATTCCAAAGAAAATTGTAccataaaattcatattttcttcCAGCTTAAGATTCTTTTTAGCGATGGGAAAGCTCAAACGGCTAAAACGAAAGGAATTTAAAAGAAACTGGAAAACGACATTGTACATTATACACGATTGGATCGGCATGATCAAAGAAGCGGGTCCGCTATGTCGAAATTAATTATCGTAGCGGTAAAACATAGGCTTCATTATCCGCGCGTTATTCTGCTGAATCGTACAGAGCAACCGAATGGAAGTATTGGATTCGGGGAATTTGCTTTGGCGGCGGCGCGTAAAATCGGCGTGGTCGAACGAGCGTCTCGTCACGAATGCTTGCCTCTATGACAAATAGATAGTTGTACACGCAAATCACAGCGATCGGCGATTAAACGGGATAACTAATTACTGATTGCTTTAAAGGAAATGTGCCCGTTCTAAATATCGGGAGATGTTTTCGAAACTAGGAACAAAGCATTTGCTTGTAGAATAATCGAGAAGAAATATGGTATGTGGTAAAGAAGTACGAAGCAGATAAAATATAGAAGCATTAGGGTTTCGTTGAGAAATGAAGTTTTGAAAAATAACAGATACACGTAAGAGCGTAGAACCTACCATATTTTTAACTTTAGCTTGAATTATGAGATTATGTGGATACTTTCCACTTAAAGCTACACCtgtaatgtatgtatatacaaatatGTTAATGGATAAATCGTCAAAATTAACGTGATACGATGAAACATCTAAGcgagagaaatatttattcaacgtTAGTAAATATTTAACTCGAAAACGTTTTATCTTCGTGATTCGTAATTAAAATGTTAATGATAAGGAGAAACATGGTATGCTTAGTCAGACTGCTGGAACGCTATGTAGTTAAGCAAGTAGAATATAAGCATATCAGGTCGAACAAGGGAAATACGCAGTAGAATAGGAACCTAACTCGTCAGTCAGGTCAGATAGACTCGTACGTAGCTTTATCTATCTGATTAGCGCAGTAAAtgtaattcatttatttcgtGATTAATCAACGCAGCGCAGTATAGAACTATACACAGTTGGAAACTGAGACACGTATAGATGTATTATACCGCGCGATTCTATCCGGTCCACAACTATTCCTCATAAATTCATGAACGACTAACTCAATTAAGCGAGCCTAAGCTGACAAGACTGTGGTCAGCTAGCAAATTAATTATGGTATCGACGTGGAATGAATTTATTACGCACGAAAATCTCTGTCCTTATGAATGCAAATTTTGCTTAAAGAGCTTTTGATTTAATTTTGCCACAAATGTCAAGCATGTTTTACATATACaaatttcctatttttaattaacattaaaaGTACCAGATAATCaggttattatttttatatataacaattttcACCAATTCGTCATATCATTAACAACGaacttttaaaaaaaattctatgttaattttatacgaataattatacAGTTTCCGCTTTGGACGTTGTAAATCTAATCGCATACCCCACAAGTTTCGACAAATTTAATCGTGCTATCAGTCGTGTAAGCAGCCCTAACGCGGCTTTAGATTCTAATCGACTGTAATAATCGGATAGCTCTGCTGCCGGATGATATTCGTCGTTTTAATCCTGTTTTGTTCTCGCAAGCTATCGTGCAATTCCATTAAAATTCTCGTGAAAATTGAACGCGTCATCACGTTTGAACTTCCGTATCTAGATTCATCTAACGCTGGTATTATCGATCTTCGACTTCGCTGTTCGCCACCATATAGTTTTATAAGCTCTTAGAATTTTACGCATTCGCTATTCATCATCTTTACTCTATCTTCTTAAGGCGAGAAATTTATCGTTCGAAGTGAATGGGTTCGCATAGAGGAGCGAGTCTTTACAAGCATCGTGTACTTTAGccaacgaaagcttctttttCATCAAAGCTGTATTCTTCAACGAAGAATTTATAAAGCGACCAGTAATCATATTCACGTTATAGCGCGCAGGAAATTGCGTGGCTCTATTTATGTGGCTGCTACGAACACAGACTGCTGCTCCACCTTCCTCTTCCGTAGTTACATACGCACATCTGTGTTTCTTGATTTTTCCAGCGGAAGAATTTTCACCGCATAAAAGATCGATCTTccgaaattttttataatatccGGTTCGTATACGAGAAGAATTAGTTGTTTATGATTTTTCGTGTATTCGTTAGGTTATTACTGTTGGAAATGAATTCCGTTCGAGGcgaacatttttaaattgctGTTTTCTCTTCGCCTAAACTATCAGATTAAAACAGGTTGCAACTTAATTCCCGGAGCCATAAAACTGAAATTCATTGGTCGACGAGTTTAGTCTGTAACTTACGATCCTCGTAGCTTCGGCAAAACACAAGTTGAACTAATCGTAAGTGATACGCGACACTATCGTTCAGCCTCGATTTTCGCGAGACAATTCCTAGGAAATTGCAGAAAGTATTTTTTGACGATTATTGTCTACCAGACAAATTTGAAACAAGTCACGGTGGAAGTACAAGTTCCAGAACATTTAACGATGGAATTCGCGCTTCGTTTGCCAATTCTATGGCATGGCGTTTGCACGTGCACGCGATATAAAACAATTCATAGCGCGCGGAAGTTTGCTTAAAAGCGTTCGCCTCTTTCGCTCCCGTAATTCTCTAATAAAGAGTAAATGGCAAAGGAGCTGCCATCGGCTGTTTTTCCGTTCGTTCGTAATTCGATTTTCCACGCGTCCGGAACAAGTCCTCTTTCAGGAAGTTTAATCGAACGGGATCATCGCAAGATTTTCTCTACGAACAATACCGAATTCTGGATATTTGTTCTCGTCCGTAAAACTTCGTTTCTTACCATTTTTCTCTGCACAACTTAATTTATATCGTTtctatttcaatatttcgttATCTCTGTATATTAGCATTTACCGTACGAAGAAACA
This region includes:
- the LOC126871704 gene encoding bromodomain-containing protein 7 isoform X2, which codes for MLSQHLGVYQQQLGLNCPVTQESEYDRYVGHKKLKKKKKKKDKRHKHHHKDKKRRREESSQESVGDADESLAEIPKKIPNHQLLPPRPPSSGEHRVGVTSHINSLSPHREPRTCVLRKIAERTPLQRLLEHLLRSMEKRDPQQFFAWPVTDSIAPGYSQIITNPMDFSTIKQKIDDNSYQNLNEFVDDFKLMCDNATTYNHPDTIYYKAAKKLLHVGLKMVTPEKLRQLRPVLTYMQDISKEELGFELGTEDPNNPDVPVTEEQIEREREQEERNEEAEELRKENQRKMRLANLGKFEAIPDDMTPEEILKQARGAAKVASDKLTLKRLNSKMGFLRQKKDGTTSLQIIVPGDGVIPGTNQRPVSLVQLIGKLNHGTGALAGFREDRRNMSKPVKPLYYGAFGSYAPSYDSTFANLTKEETDLVYQTYGDETAVQYAESILDFAKDCDYTLTMVDDLLDILTGGDHRKTKKFLEEKRRLKEEEEKIKHLLEKPMQDVNRNIPTLDNIKVDIDQLKTLSELGIDVNFLENMEEELKLNEERTTLQNRLDDTSQMLGRLKQVQHERLSAPPPAHLSNVTKASEAEVMIAEKITDNLTEIAKKLPPSAIAPVDGLRRAMGIAPLGGPEPMEVEPITHNPTIVAENNLLSQTSNNQVASNLLSAPSPIQNTNLLSPTSQQNQPINIVNTNQAPIQIQIGMTHNQTPPSLLSTSETSAVPDLESELREFLESDPTLGHSPLHDDKTLEDILSES
- the LOC126871704 gene encoding bromodomain-containing protein 7 isoform X1, translated to MGSKKHKKHKRERHEEEQYTSTDKPRTLKLILKVGGSSGTPEYGNESPSQTTMLSQHLGVYQQQLGLNCPVTQESEYDRYVGHKKLKKKKKKKDKRHKHHHKDKKRRREESSQESVGDADESLAEIPKKIPNHQLLPPRPPSSGEHRVGVTSHINSLSPHREPRTCVLRKIAERTPLQRLLEHLLRSMEKRDPQQFFAWPVTDSIAPGYSQIITNPMDFSTIKQKIDDNSYQNLNEFVDDFKLMCDNATTYNHPDTIYYKAAKKLLHVGLKMVTPEKLRQLRPVLTYMQDISKEELGFELGTEDPNNPDVPVTEEQIEREREQEERNEEAEELRKENQRKMRLANLGKFEAIPDDMTPEEILKQARGAAKVASDKLTLKRLNSKMGFLRQKKDGTTSLQIIVPGDGVIPGTNQRPVSLVQLIGKLNHGTGALAGFREDRRNMSKPVKPLYYGAFGSYAPSYDSTFANLTKEETDLVYQTYGDETAVQYAESILDFAKDCDYTLTMVDDLLDILTGGDHRKTKKFLEEKRRLKEEEEKIKHLLEKPMQDVNRNIPTLDNIKVDIDQLKTLSELGIDVNFLENMEEELKLNEERTTLQNRLDDTSQMLGRLKQVQHERLSAPPPAHLSNVTKASEAEVMIAEKITDNLTEIAKKLPPSAIAPVDGLRRAMGIAPLGGPEPMEVEPITHNPTIVAENNLLSQTSNNQVASNLLSAPSPIQNTNLLSPTSQQNQPINIVNTNQAPIQIQIGMTHNQTPPSLLSTSETSAVPDLESELREFLESDPTLGHSPLHDDKTLEDILSES